Sequence from the Segatella copri genome:
TGGTCATTGGTCTGGTCGCGATAAGGCAGACCGAGATCATAATACTCAGACTTCAAATCAACGAAAGGAAGAATCAGTTCGTCCTTAATCATCTTCCAGAGAATTCTTGTCATCTCATCACCGTCCATCTCTACCAATGGAGTTGTCATCTTAATCTTTTCCATAACACAATATAATGTATAATTAATAATTTACAATGTACAATGATCAGGGCAGCCAAGTGGCCCCTTGATATTTTGCCTGCAAAATTAATAAAAATAATCAAGAAAAGAAAGGAAATTAAGAATAATTCTAGCAAAATGATAACAAAAAGCACTTTTTTACGTACTTAAAACATAAAACCTGTATATTTATACCTAAAAAGGCATCAATGAGCCCGAAAACTCATTGATGCCTCTACTTATTTACTTTTTTACCCTTTTACCTTTTTACCTTTAAATAGCCTTTTTACTTCTCCTCTGGAGCCTTATCGATCAAGTCCATGAACTGGTCGAGCTTAGGAGTGATGATAATCTGAGTGCGGCGGTTGCGCTGCTTGCCTACCTCTGTATCGTTAGTTGTTACAGGGTTGTACTCACCACGGCCACCAGCAGTAAGGCGCTTAGGATTTACACCGAAGTGATCCTGCAAGTACTGAACAACAGAAGCTGCACGGAGAGCAGAGAGGTCCCAGTTGTTGCGGATATTCTTCATCTTGGCACTTGTAGTGCTTACTGGTACGTTATCGGTATTACCCTCTACGAGCACATCGTAATCCTTGTAGTCTGTGATGATCTTAGCAATCTTGCTCAATGTTTCCTGAGCACGGCTGTTCACCTCATAGCTACCACTCTGATAGAGCATATTGTCAGCCAGAGAAATGTAAACTACACCCTTCAGAACCTGAACATCAACCTCCTTCATCTCTTCCTTGCTCAAAGAGCGGGTCAGGTTGTTGGTAAGAACCATGTTGAGCGAATCGCTCTTGCTCTTTACCTCAACCAGGTGGCGGATATACTGGTTACTCTCGTTGATCTGGTCAACGAGTTTCTCAATGCTCACGTTGTTCTGGCTTGCATTGTTCAAACTCTTGTCAAGCGAGTTCTGCAACTTAGCGTAATCGCTCTTTGCAGTAGCGAGCTGCTCCTGGGCAGCAGCCAGACTAGCCTCTGTAGCTGCCAGCTTTTCCTTGGTAGCCTGATAGTTGCTTGACAATTCCTTATTCTCATTCTGGCAATTCTGAAGATCCTTCTTACTTGCACAGCTTGTAGCCATCAGAGCTACAGCCATCATTGCCATTACCATTAACTTTGTCTGTTTCATATTCTTTCTAATTTAAATTTTCTTGTTATTATTAATTGATTATAGTATATCTTAACGTCGCTTTCTACTTCCTTTTATATTAGAGTTCTCCCGGCTTTTATCCGTTATCCGGAAGCTTCTACATTTTAGGGCATTATAGAAGCTGATTCACTTCTTTCACTTGCAAAGTTACAGATAAGACTCGAATAAACAACATTTGTCAAATGCATTTAGACATTTTTAACCTCTAAATCTTTATTTATCACCTTTTTAACCAAAAAAGGCAACAGAAAGCACTTTTCTTATAGCTAAACCGTCAAATGTAGCCTCTCAAGGTAAGAATAGCCCAAATCTCAACAAAAAAAACATAAAAAACAGTGTTTTATTTTGTAGTGTCTTGAAATTGCACTATCTTTGCACTCGAAAAGAAATAAATACATTAATAATATAAAAGAAAGCAAGTATGATTCTTTTTTTTAGAACTCCATCTAAGAGTGTGATTGCGACCGAGATTGACCACAAACCATCTCAGGACGAAATCAATGAACTTTGTTGGCTTTATGGTGATGCGACTTTAGAGGACGCCCAGCAGTTGCAGGGCTTCTATGTCGGCCCACGCCGTGAAATGATTACTCCTTGGAGTACGAATGCCGTTGAGATTACTCAGAACATGAGTCTTGACGGCATTTCGCGTATCGAGGAGTACTTCCCTGTGGATAGCGAGGACGCTGAGCACGACCCTATGCTCCAGCGTATGTACAACGGTATCGGACAGGATGTGTTCACCGTGAACCACGAGCCAGAACCTATCAAGTACGTCGATGACCTCGAGAAGTATAACGAGGAAGAGGGTCTTGCCCTCAGCGAGGACGAAATGGCTTATCTCCACAAGCTGGAGAAAGAGAACGGACGCCCTCTCACCGACAGCGAAATCTTCGGTTTCGCACAGATCAACTCAGAGCACTGCCGCCACAAGATCTTCGGCGGCCAGTTTATCATCGACGGTAAGGAGATGGAGTCTTCTCTCTTCAGCATGATCAAGAAGACCACCAACGAGAATCCTAATAAGATCCTCTCTGCTTACAAGGACAACGTGGCTTTCTCTCAGGGTCCTGTTATCGAGCAGTTTGCTCCAGCCGATCAGACTACAAGCGATTTCTTCCAGGTGAAGGATATCGAGAGTGTTATCTCTCTGAAGGCTGAGACCCACAACTTCCCTACTACTGTAGAGCCTTTCAATGGTGCTGCTACCGGTACGGGTGGTGAAATCCGCGACCGTATGGGTGGTGGTGTAGGTTCATGGCCTATCGCAGGTACAGCCTGCTACATGACTGCTTATCCTCGCCTGAAGGATGACAACGGCAAGAGCGACGCAGAGCGCGACTGGGAAGATATCATGCCAGTACGTAAGTGGCTCTATCAGACTCCTGAGCAGATTCTGATTAAGGCTTCCAACGGTGCATCAGACTTCGGTAACAAGTTCGGTCAGCCTCTCATCACCGGTTCTGTGCTTACATTCGAGCATGAGGAGAATGGTGAGAAGTATGCATACGATAAGGTAATCATGCTTGCTGGTGGTGTAGGCTACGGCAAGAAGCGTGACTATAAGAAGGGTGAGCCACAGAAGGGCAACAAGGTTGTCGTAGTAGGTGGTGATAACTATCGCATCGGTCTTGGTGGTGGTTCTGTTTCTTCTGTAGATACAGGCCGTTACAGCAATGGTATCGAGTTGAACGCTGTTCAGCGTGCCAACCCTGAGATGCAGAAGCGCGCTTACAACCTGGTTCGTGCACTCGTTGAGAACGATGAGAACCCAGTAGTCAGCATCCACGACCATGGTTCAGCCGGTCACTTGAACTGTCTCTCTGAGTTGGTAGAAGAGTGCGGTGGCGAAATCGATATGTCTAAGTTGCCTATCGGCGACAAGACTTTGAGCGCCAAGGAAATCATCGCCAACGAGAGCCAGGAGCGCATGGGCTTGCTCATCGACGAGAAGTATATCAGCGAGGTTCAGAAGATTGCCGACCGTGAGCGTGCTCCAATGTACGTGGTTGGTGAGACCACAGGCGATGCTCACTTCAGCTTCAAGCAGGCTGACGGCGTGAAGCCATTCGACCTCGATGTAGCTCAGATGTTCGGTCATACTCCTAAGACTGTGATGGTAGATGAGACCGTAGAGCGCAAATATGAAGATGTAACTTATTCTGCAGATAACCTCGACAAGTACTTGCAGCGTGTTCTCCAGATGGAGGCTGTGGCTTGTAAGGACTGGTTGACCAACAAGGTAGACCGTTCCGTAACAGGTAAGATTGCCCGTCAGCAGGGTCAGGGTCAGATTCAGTTGCCACTCTCAGACTGTGGTGTCGTAGCACTCGACTACCGTGGCGAGAAGGGTATCGTAACAGCAATGGGTCATGCTCCTCAGGCTGGTCTTGCCGATCCTAAGGCAGGTTCAGTACTCTCTGTAGCAGAGTCATTGACTAATATCGTATGGGCTCCATTGGCAGATGGCATGGACAGTATCAGCCTCTCAGCCAACTGGATGTGGCCTTGCCGCAGTCAGAAGGGTGAGGATGCCCGTTTGTACGAGGGTGTGAAGGCTTTGTCAGACTTCTGCTGCGCCATCCACGTAAACGTACCAACAGGTAAGGACTCTCTCTCTTTGACCCAGCAGTATCCTAACGGCGAGAAGATCATCGCTCCGGGTACCGTTATCGTCAGTGCTGGTGGTGAGGTTTCAGATGTCAAGAAGGTGGTTAGCCCAGTTCTCGTTAACGACAAGAACTCTAGCCTCTACCATATCGACTTCAGTTTCGACGAGCAGCGTCTCGGTGGTTCTGCTTTCGCTCAGAGTCT
This genomic interval carries:
- the purL gene encoding phosphoribosylformylglycinamidine synthase; protein product: MILFFRTPSKSVIATEIDHKPSQDEINELCWLYGDATLEDAQQLQGFYVGPRREMITPWSTNAVEITQNMSLDGISRIEEYFPVDSEDAEHDPMLQRMYNGIGQDVFTVNHEPEPIKYVDDLEKYNEEEGLALSEDEMAYLHKLEKENGRPLTDSEIFGFAQINSEHCRHKIFGGQFIIDGKEMESSLFSMIKKTTNENPNKILSAYKDNVAFSQGPVIEQFAPADQTTSDFFQVKDIESVISLKAETHNFPTTVEPFNGAATGTGGEIRDRMGGGVGSWPIAGTACYMTAYPRLKDDNGKSDAERDWEDIMPVRKWLYQTPEQILIKASNGASDFGNKFGQPLITGSVLTFEHEENGEKYAYDKVIMLAGGVGYGKKRDYKKGEPQKGNKVVVVGGDNYRIGLGGGSVSSVDTGRYSNGIELNAVQRANPEMQKRAYNLVRALVENDENPVVSIHDHGSAGHLNCLSELVEECGGEIDMSKLPIGDKTLSAKEIIANESQERMGLLIDEKYISEVQKIADRERAPMYVVGETTGDAHFSFKQADGVKPFDLDVAQMFGHTPKTVMVDETVERKYEDVTYSADNLDKYLQRVLQMEAVACKDWLTNKVDRSVTGKIARQQGQGQIQLPLSDCGVVALDYRGEKGIVTAMGHAPQAGLADPKAGSVLSVAESLTNIVWAPLADGMDSISLSANWMWPCRSQKGEDARLYEGVKALSDFCCAIHVNVPTGKDSLSLTQQYPNGEKIIAPGTVIVSAGGEVSDVKKVVSPVLVNDKNSSLYHIDFSFDEQRLGGSAFAQSLGKVGSDVPTVKNPEYFVDCFNAVQELINRGWVMAGHDISAGGLITTLLEMTFANVEGGMKINLHDIADADIIKTLFAENPGVVIQVSDAHKDELKAFFDENGIGYAKIGYPAPELRKIIIKKEGFEHEFDIDALRDDWYKTSYLLDRKQSMNGMAKKRYTNYKKQPIEMNFGYGFKGTLASYSLDANRRKPSGIKAAIIREKGTNGEREMAYSMYLAGFDVKDVMMTDLISGRETLEDVNFIVFCGGFSNSDVLGSAKGWAGAFLYNPKAKEALDKFYAREDTLSLGICNGCQLMVELNLINPEHKHRSHLCHNTSKKFESTFLGLTIPQNDSVMFGSLSGDKLGIWVAHGEGRFYLPEPEDHYNIIAKYNYAEYPGNPNGSDYNVAGICSADGRHLAMMPHLERAIFPWQNAWYPADRRNDEVTPWIEAFVNARQWIEERALKK
- a CDS encoding OmpA/MotB family protein, yielding MKQTKLMVMAMMAVALMATSCASKKDLQNCQNENKELSSNYQATKEKLAATEASLAAAQEQLATAKSDYAKLQNSLDKSLNNASQNNVSIEKLVDQINESNQYIRHLVEVKSKSDSLNMVLTNNLTRSLSKEEMKEVDVQVLKGVVYISLADNMLYQSGSYEVNSRAQETLSKIAKIITDYKDYDVLVEGNTDNVPVSTTSAKMKNIRNNWDLSALRAASVVQYLQDHFGVNPKRLTAGGRGEYNPVTTNDTEVGKQRNRRTQIIITPKLDQFMDLIDKAPEEK